A DNA window from Chiroxiphia lanceolata isolate bChiLan1 chromosome 6, bChiLan1.pri, whole genome shotgun sequence contains the following coding sequences:
- the PROX2 gene encoding prospero homeobox protein 2, with translation MIPNQLKVSSPVSRQEEDKMDGRTGFEQDRGHATSGHGQGLNSEPYFQTDSLLPSSNASLISQFLSHPMFGRSLDSTILFPSSQAVALPQDKCGASPGEGAQALAFPRTRASSPMPCAGDGDQLSNQHLRAKRARVESIIQGISLPPTPQAFDTSLEAAFRHERERGSEIPPENKRKPRVPQQGLGVAGRVAPMGGSSHAKGCQQLKEQLCFLEQQVRRLQEKFYQVYDSADAAQTQEDSEKVQPLPERPRDRLDKDSATVTSNPCKVPLWRSILEVCGLEEDEDKCDAGGLPTAVRVLSQALKHELAGVTSQVVDSVLKTVWPKAASHLQQQHNSCLVLRPDARREYFTGGKCRKPLAKPSPMNAPGSLGSTQAKVLSGTLEKSLGSHAGSFSSKGIRKSSQIPSMAYSLGPVTPVQDSQLLSQLLDYGQHSLWGTDSHGSPSALERCPPEPLSLHWGTVKLRSSVVRQQQHHPLPLSPANMESLALLPAGRDGHSDPPAAMDGAPFALTQIQEALTPGHLKKAKLMFFFTRYPSSTLLKTYFLDVQFSRCITSQLIKWFSNFREFYYIQVEKFARQALLEGVVDACTLQVSRDSELFRALNMHYNKGNDFEVPGRFLEVASLTLQEFFSAVRAGKDADPSWKKPIYKIISKLDSDIPEGFKAAGCSQELLRS, from the exons ATGATCCCCAACCAGCTGAAGGTCAGCTCTCCAGTTTCCAGGCAGGAAGAAGACAAAATGGATGGCAGGACTGGCTTTGAGCAGGACAGAGGCCATGCCACTTCAGGGCATGGCCAGGGGCTGAATTCAGAGCCCTATTTCCAGACTGACTCTCTCTTGCCTTCCTCCAATGCATCCCTCATATCACAGTTCCTCAGCCACCCGATGTTTGGCAGGAGCCTGGATTCCACcatccttttcccttcctctcagGCAGTTGCCCTGCCTCAGGACAAATGTGGTGCATCTCCTGGAGAAGGAGCACAAGCCCTGGCTTTCCCCAGGACCCGTGCCTCATCTCCCATGCCCTGTGCTGGTGATGGGGACCAGCTCTCCAACCAGCACCTACGAGCCAAGAGGGCCAGGGTGGAGAGCATCATCCAAGGCATAAGCCTCCCACCAACCCCTCAGGCATTTGACACCAGCTTGGAGGCAGCTTTTAGGCATGAGAGGGAGAGAGGTAGTGAGATACCCCCAGAGAACAAGAGGAAGCCGAGGGTGCcccagcagggcctgggggTGGCTGGACGAGTGGCCCCCATGGGTGGCAGCTCTCATGCCAagggctgccagcagctgaaggagcagctctgctttttaGAGCAGCAAGTGAGGCGGCTTCAGGAAAAGTTCTACCAGGTCTATGACTCTGCGGATGCTGCTCAAACCCAGGAAGATTCCGAGAAAGTGCAGCCACTTCCTGAAAGGCCTAGAGACAGACTGGATAAGGACAGTGCCACTGTCACCAGCAACCCCTGCAAAGTACCTCTCTGGAGGAGCATCCTGGAGGTGTGTGGGCTGGAGGAGGACGAGGACAAATGTGATGCAGGTGGCCTGCCCACGGCAGTGAGGGTCCTCTCGCAGGCACTGAAACATGAGCTGGCCGGGGTAACGTCCCAGGTGGTAGACTCTGTCCTGAAGACTGTCTGGCCGAAGGCAGCcagccacctccagcagcagcacaacagctGCCTGGTGCTGAGGCCAGATGCCAGGAGAGAGTATTTTACTGGTGGGAAATGCAGAAAGCCACTTGCTAAGCCATCTCCCATGAATGCACCAGGCTCACTGGGCTCAACTCAGGCTAAAGTCCTGTCAGGAACTTTGGAGAAGAGCCTGGGCTCTCATGCTGGCTCCTTCAGTTCAAAGGGCATCAGAAAATCCTCTCAGATACCCAGCATGGCTTATTCACTGGGCCCGGTCACCCCTGTCCAGGACAGCCAGCTGTTGAGCCAGCTGTTGGACTATGGCCAGCACAGCCTCTGGGGCACCGACTCTCATGGGAGCCCATCTGCTCTGGAGAGGTGTCCTCCAGAGCCCCTCAGCTTACACTGGGGAACTGTCAAACTGAGGTCATCAGTCgtgagacagcagcagcaccatccCCTGCCCCTGAGCCCTGCCAACATGGAGAGTCTGGCACTGCTGCCGGCTGGCAGGGATGGCCACAGCGACCCGCCAGCTGCGATGGATGGAGCACCCTTTGCCTTGACTCAGATA CAGGAGGCGCTGACCCCTGGCCACCTGAAGAAGGCCAAGctgatgtttttcttcactCGCTACCCCAGCTCCACTCTGCTGAAGACCTACTTCCTTGATGTGCAG TTCAGCCGCTGCATCACCTCCCAGCTCATCAAGTGGTTCAGCAACTTCCGTGAGTTTTACTACATCCAGGTGGAGAAGTTTGCCCGACAGGCCCTGCTAGAGGGTGTTGTGGATGCTTGCACCCTCCAGGTCTCCCGCGACTCAGAGCTTTTCCGTGCCCTTAATATGCACTATAACAAGGGGAACGACTTCGAG GTGCCAGGGCGGTTCCTGGAGGTGGCCAGTCTGACGCTGCAGGAGTTCTTCAGTGCTGTCAGGGCGGGCAAGGACGCCGACCCCTCCTGGAAGAAACCTATTTACAAAATCATTTCTAAACTGGACAGCGACATCCCAGAAGGGTTCAAAGctgctggctgctcccaggaactGCTCCGCAGCTGA